In Cryomorphaceae bacterium, one genomic interval encodes:
- a CDS encoding gliding motility-associated ABC transporter permease subunit GldF has translation MLSLLLKEIKSFLSSLIGYIAMAVFLVLTGLFLWVFPGDFNVLDLGYAELEPFFTLAPWVFMFLIPAITMRTFSEEMRTGTIELLYTRPLSDMQIILAKTLAGVFLVILALLPTLVYVYSLYLLGNPRGNLDMGGVWGSYLGLLFLAS, from the coding sequence ATGCTGTCGCTGCTGTTAAAGGAAATCAAGAGTTTTTTGAGTTCGCTCATCGGCTACATTGCCATGGCGGTGTTTCTTGTGCTCACAGGTCTGTTTCTGTGGGTGTTTCCGGGAGATTTCAACGTTCTGGACCTGGGATACGCCGAGCTGGAGCCTTTTTTTACACTTGCACCGTGGGTATTTATGTTCCTGATTCCGGCCATTACCATGCGAACCTTTTCGGAAGAAATGCGCACCGGCACCATAGAGCTTTTGTACACCCGTCCGCTCAGCGATATGCAAATCATTCTGGCCAAAACCCTGGCCGGTGTGTTTCTTGTGATACTCGCCCTTCTGCCTACCCTTGTTTACGTGTACAGCCTTTACCTGCTTGGTAACCCCCGCGGCAACCTCGACATGGGTGGTGTGTGGGGTTCTTACCTGGGGCTGTTGTTTCTGGCATC
- a CDS encoding antibiotic biosynthesis monooxygenase: MITRIVKMTFRPECTDDFLAHFQTYKKSIRSSAGCRHLELLRDDQNPEIFFTYSFWKTPEHLDAYRQSELFGIVWKQTKMWFAEAPEAWTVNRLEIMP; encoded by the coding sequence ATGATCACTCGAATCGTAAAAATGACATTCAGGCCGGAGTGCACCGACGATTTTCTGGCCCATTTCCAAACATACAAAAAAAGCATCCGCAGCAGCGCGGGATGCAGGCATCTTGAACTGCTGCGCGACGACCAAAATCCGGAAATATTTTTCACTTACAGCTTTTGGAAAACTCCTGAACATCTGGATGCTTACAGACAATCTGAGCTGTTTGGTATTGTGTGGAAACAAACCAAAATGTGGTTTGCCGAAGCCCCTGAGGCCTGGACCGTGAACCGCCTTGAAATCATGCCTTAG
- a CDS encoding PhoH family protein: MAGSEFSVAFAADNGRFFSYFAVSKLVINQRRIFSLFIPPKPLSERKFTIDSVEPTTLLGVNNRNLKIIKNYFPKLKIVARGREITAVGPEDELERFDQKLRLCKEYIQSYNQLSAVNIEKIMVEDNLSFADKARSNEVIVHGHGGLQVKARTPNQRKMVEAVDTHDMVFAIGPAGSGKTYTAVALAVRALKNREVKRIILTRPAVEAGENLGFLPGDLREKLDPYLQPLYDALRDMIPPEKLNDHFEKGVIQIAPLAFMRGRTLDNAFVILDEAQNATEGQLKMFLTRMGKSARFVITGDITQIDLPPKQKSGLVKAIDVLENKDGIAMIFLDKNDVIRHRLVNVIIQAFS, translated from the coding sequence ATGGCCGGAAGCGAATTTTCGGTGGCGTTTGCCGCAGACAATGGCAGGTTTTTTAGTTACTTTGCGGTGTCAAAATTAGTCATTAATCAACGAAGGATTTTCTCCTTATTCATCCCGCCAAAGCCTTTGTCAGAGCGCAAATTTACCATTGATTCCGTTGAGCCCACCACACTGCTCGGTGTAAACAACCGGAATCTCAAAATCATCAAAAACTACTTCCCGAAACTCAAAATTGTGGCTCGCGGCCGGGAGATAACCGCTGTGGGCCCCGAAGATGAACTTGAGCGTTTCGACCAAAAGCTGCGCCTCTGCAAGGAATACATCCAAAGCTACAATCAGCTCAGCGCGGTGAACATCGAGAAAATCATGGTTGAAGACAACCTGAGCTTCGCCGATAAGGCCCGCTCCAACGAGGTGATTGTGCACGGTCACGGAGGCTTGCAGGTTAAGGCCAGAACTCCCAATCAGCGCAAGATGGTAGAGGCCGTAGATACACACGATATGGTTTTTGCTATCGGGCCTGCGGGCTCAGGAAAGACCTACACGGCGGTGGCGCTGGCAGTAAGAGCCTTGAAAAACCGAGAGGTGAAACGTATTATCCTTACCCGGCCAGCTGTGGAGGCCGGCGAAAACCTGGGTTTTTTACCCGGTGATTTGCGCGAAAAACTCGATCCCTACTTGCAGCCCCTTTACGACGCGCTGCGCGACATGATTCCGCCGGAAAAACTCAATGACCACTTTGAAAAAGGGGTGATCCAAATTGCACCGCTGGCCTTTATGCGCGGCCGAACCCTCGATAACGCATTTGTGATTCTCGATGAAGCCCAAAACGCCACCGAAGGGCAGCTCAAGATGTTCCTCACCCGAATGGGAAAATCAGCCCGCTTTGTGATCACGGGCGATATCACCCAGATTGACCTACCACCCAAACAGAAATCCGGACTTGTAAAAGCCATTGATGTGCTAGAAAACAAGGATGGAATTGCCATGATTTTTCTCGATAAAAACGACGTGATCCGTCACCGTTTGGTAAACGTTATCATCCAGGCATTTTCCTGA
- a CDS encoding phosphoribosylaminoimidazolesuccinocarboxamide synthase has product MKALTSTQFDFPGQTDVYYGKVRDVYRIANDLMVMVVTDRISAFDVVLPRGIPYKGQMLNQLAWHFLKATEDIVPNWTIALPHPNVTVGKACEPYKVEMVIRGYLTGHAWRQYRDGHRSLCGVPMPDGMKENDPFPEPIITPSTKASEGHDEDISREEIIAQGIVPEAEYEQLEQYTRALYRRGTEMAADKGLILVDTKYEFGRHHGEILVIDEIHTPDSSRYFYTEGYAERQQRGEPQKQLSKEFVRQWLIENGFQGKDGQQIPEMTDDFVQSVSNRYRELFEKVSGKVFVPADYDNIESQIENAVTGSFAQIL; this is encoded by the coding sequence ATGAAAGCCCTTACAAGTACCCAATTTGATTTTCCCGGACAAACGGATGTGTATTACGGTAAAGTGCGCGACGTGTATCGTATCGCCAACGATCTGATGGTGATGGTGGTAACCGACCGGATATCGGCCTTCGACGTGGTGTTGCCAAGGGGTATACCCTACAAAGGGCAGATGCTGAATCAGTTGGCGTGGCACTTCCTGAAAGCAACCGAAGATATTGTTCCCAACTGGACCATCGCCTTGCCCCACCCCAACGTAACTGTGGGAAAGGCTTGCGAGCCGTACAAGGTGGAAATGGTTATCCGGGGCTACCTCACTGGCCACGCATGGAGGCAATACCGCGACGGACACCGGTCGCTTTGTGGGGTGCCCATGCCCGACGGGATGAAAGAAAACGACCCGTTCCCTGAGCCCATTATCACGCCCAGCACCAAGGCCTCGGAAGGCCACGACGAAGACATCAGTCGCGAAGAGATTATTGCACAAGGTATTGTGCCCGAAGCAGAATACGAGCAACTCGAACAGTACACGAGGGCTCTCTACAGGCGCGGAACCGAAATGGCCGCAGACAAAGGACTGATTCTGGTAGATACCAAGTACGAATTTGGTCGCCACCACGGGGAAATCCTGGTGATTGATGAAATTCATACCCCTGATTCATCGCGGTATTTTTACACCGAGGGATATGCGGAACGCCAGCAGCGTGGTGAGCCCCAGAAGCAGTTAAGCAAGGAATTTGTGCGTCAGTGGTTGATTGAAAATGGCTTCCAGGGTAAGGACGGTCAGCAAATCCCCGAAATGACCGACGATTTTGTGCAATCCGTAAGCAACCGCTACCGTGAGCTCTTTGAGAAAGTGAGCGGAAAGGTGTTTGTGCCGGCAGATTATGACAACATCGAGTCGCAGATTGAGAATGCTGTTACAGGCTCTTTTGCCCAAATTCTATAG
- a CDS encoding phosphoribosylformylglycinamidine synthase yields MVLGLLACMLVGAHVPAMGSVHIEPDTLKPYKVRHAEPIFIDLIRDLGAHKGEREWNVGFGAHDKRKHTEYELLVEYEWAVIDRLGLEIEVPVTLRGPGAKDPKEGERGSRVESLKLAAQYTFLVSEKTQTSLALGYIHELEFSDFKNFGRPVFYGNLYNPFFVAAQRIGQDFHSLIYTGPRIQQPFAENAVDVGFEMHSNLHYMFPRSRHFVGVEVNKYYENHSWDITFRPQVRIAIGDHLLVGVLMGIPTDLKNDGYSVFTRIIWEPRDRR; encoded by the coding sequence ATGGTTTTGGGTTTGCTCGCCTGCATGCTGGTGGGGGCCCATGTACCTGCTATGGGCTCTGTTCATATTGAACCCGACACGCTGAAGCCCTACAAGGTTCGCCACGCCGAACCCATTTTTATTGACCTCATTCGCGACCTGGGCGCCCATAAAGGCGAGCGCGAATGGAACGTGGGTTTCGGGGCACATGACAAACGTAAACACACCGAGTATGAGCTTCTGGTTGAATACGAATGGGCTGTGATTGATCGCCTCGGACTTGAGATTGAGGTGCCGGTCACTCTTCGGGGCCCTGGCGCCAAAGACCCCAAGGAAGGCGAGCGAGGCAGCCGGGTAGAAAGCTTGAAGCTGGCAGCGCAATACACCTTTCTGGTTTCTGAGAAAACCCAAACCTCATTGGCTTTGGGTTATATTCACGAGTTGGAGTTTTCTGATTTCAAAAATTTTGGCCGACCGGTTTTTTACGGCAACCTGTACAACCCTTTCTTTGTGGCTGCTCAGCGCATAGGGCAGGACTTTCACAGCCTGATATATACAGGCCCGCGCATTCAGCAGCCTTTTGCTGAAAATGCTGTAGATGTTGGTTTTGAAATGCACAGTAACCTGCACTATATGTTCCCCCGGTCGCGGCACTTTGTGGGTGTTGAGGTGAACAAATACTACGAAAACCACTCATGGGATATCACCTTCCGTCCGCAGGTAAGGATTGCCATAGGAGACCATCTGCTGGTAGGGGTATTGATGGGTATTCCCACAGACCTGAAAAACGACGGTTACAGTGTTTTCACAAGGATAATATGGGAGCCCAGAGACCGCCGATGA
- a CDS encoding porin yields MVNFRIPFVHAYSVGASRISFRFLVCFILASCTTSSFSQTTPDTTAKPTRPIEELKYQQQPGLALAASKIFFSDKRWSISGFGEFNQVPVQGGAGPELGDIELYYSGLYRLATFFGYRLSDKVIWNSEFQIEFLHDGLNQAHHEIVIEAFVDFLLADYFKARVGFYPLTIGYVNNHDEPVMFYSVNRSEVERLIVPSTWIELGVMFYGNITKDLSYVLGVSQGLNSAQYLGGTWVRQGREIRVDVPQAVSINPQLVYNGIKNVALSVSGYFGESGQGNTVLINNMDRPVRAPISLGTAYATWEHKQWRLTAVGAYGTLGNTDRIYAQTALEQDAGQVLGSEVFGYLFEAGYDLLPHLRREPQEEKKNWLVHNKKMKLPLFLRYERLNTHQNVHASLQDSTECKMISISSRRGLILCRAKTSPSKEITSGAITVLLFRPAQM; encoded by the coding sequence ATGGTAAATTTCAGAATACCCTTTGTGCACGCATACAGCGTTGGCGCTTCAAGGATTTCCTTCAGGTTTTTGGTTTGTTTCATCCTTGCTTCATGCACCACAAGTTCATTCAGCCAAACCACTCCCGATACCACCGCCAAACCCACCAGACCCATTGAAGAACTCAAATACCAGCAGCAACCAGGATTGGCGCTGGCGGCTTCAAAGATTTTTTTCTCGGATAAACGATGGTCGATCAGTGGTTTTGGCGAATTTAACCAGGTGCCTGTTCAGGGTGGAGCCGGGCCTGAGCTTGGCGATATTGAGCTGTACTACAGTGGGCTTTACCGTTTGGCAACCTTTTTTGGCTACCGTCTTTCCGACAAGGTGATTTGGAACTCGGAGTTCCAGATTGAGTTTTTACACGACGGACTCAATCAAGCCCATCACGAAATTGTGATTGAGGCATTTGTTGACTTTTTGCTGGCTGATTATTTCAAAGCCCGCGTAGGTTTTTACCCGCTAACCATAGGCTACGTAAACAACCACGATGAGCCGGTGATGTTTTATTCGGTAAACCGCTCAGAGGTTGAGCGCCTGATAGTTCCTTCCACATGGATTGAGTTGGGCGTGATGTTTTACGGTAACATTACCAAGGACCTCAGCTATGTGTTGGGTGTGTCGCAAGGACTCAATTCTGCGCAGTACCTGGGTGGCACATGGGTGCGTCAGGGCCGCGAAATTCGGGTGGATGTGCCCCAAGCAGTGTCTATCAACCCCCAATTGGTGTACAATGGAATCAAGAACGTAGCCTTGAGTGTATCGGGGTATTTCGGAGAATCCGGTCAGGGAAACACGGTGCTGATCAACAACATGGATCGCCCTGTGCGCGCGCCCATTTCGCTGGGCACTGCCTACGCCACCTGGGAGCACAAGCAATGGCGATTAACCGCGGTTGGAGCCTACGGAACCCTCGGCAACACCGACCGAATTTACGCGCAAACCGCACTGGAGCAGGATGCCGGCCAGGTGCTGGGCTCCGAAGTGTTCGGATATCTGTTTGAAGCCGGCTACGACCTCCTGCCACACCTTCGCAGGGAGCCACAGGAGGAAAAGAAAAACTGGCTGGTACACAACAAAAAAATGAAACTGCCACTGTTTCTGCGATACGAACGCCTCAATACGCACCAAAACGTGCACGCCTCCCTGCAGGACTCGACCGAGTGCAAAATGATCTCGATATCATCACGGCGGGGATTAATTTTATGCCGCGCGAAAACATCACCATCAAAGGAAATTACCAGTGGCGCTATAACCGTGCTTCTCTTTCGCCCCGCGCAGATGTAG
- a CDS encoding class 1 fructose-bisphosphatase: MSRVTTLNEFIIERQKDFPYASGELSRLLSAMRLAAKVVNREVNKAGLTEDILGASGTENVQGESQQKLDVYANIQFIQAMKAQGEVCGIGSEENDDFIAFDNPLCNSGHYVVLMDPLDGSSNIDVNVSIGTLFSIYRRVSPVGTPAVLEDFLQPGSAQVAAGYVIYGSSTMLVYTTGHGVNGFTLDPSIGVFCLSHPDMKFPENGKIYSVNEGNYGDFNPGVQAYIDYCKAHDPETKRPYTARYIGSLVADFHRNLIKGGIYMYPSTTTKPKGKLRLLYENNPLAMIAEQAGGKASTGTGRVLDVKPEELHQRTPLYIGSAAMVEKLEEMIREYRKSEQF, from the coding sequence ATGTCACGCGTTACCACCCTCAACGAGTTTATCATTGAACGACAAAAAGACTTTCCCTATGCTTCGGGAGAGCTTTCAAGGTTGCTGAGCGCCATGCGTTTGGCGGCAAAGGTGGTAAATCGCGAGGTGAACAAAGCCGGCCTTACCGAGGATATTCTGGGAGCCAGCGGCACCGAAAATGTGCAGGGCGAATCTCAGCAAAAACTGGATGTGTACGCAAACATCCAGTTTATCCAGGCCATGAAAGCGCAAGGTGAGGTGTGCGGTATCGGTTCCGAAGAAAATGACGACTTCATTGCCTTTGACAACCCCTTGTGCAACAGCGGCCATTATGTGGTTTTAATGGATCCCCTCGACGGCTCCTCAAACATTGATGTAAACGTCTCCATCGGAACGCTGTTCTCTATTTACCGCAGGGTTTCACCCGTAGGAACGCCTGCTGTGCTCGAAGATTTCCTGCAACCCGGAAGCGCACAAGTTGCTGCAGGTTACGTAATCTACGGCTCCAGTACCATGCTTGTGTACACCACCGGCCACGGGGTGAACGGATTTACGCTCGACCCCTCCATCGGAGTGTTTTGTCTCTCACATCCCGATATGAAGTTTCCCGAAAACGGAAAAATCTACTCCGTGAATGAAGGCAATTACGGAGATTTCAATCCGGGTGTGCAGGCCTACATTGACTACTGCAAGGCCCACGACCCCGAAACCAAACGACCATATACCGCGCGCTACATCGGCTCGCTTGTGGCAGATTTTCACCGCAACCTGATCAAGGGCGGCATCTATATGTACCCGTCAACCACAACCAAACCCAAAGGTAAATTGCGCTTGCTTTACGAAAACAACCCGTTGGCCATGATTGCCGAACAGGCAGGCGGCAAGGCATCAACAGGCACAGGCCGCGTGCTGGATGTAAAGCCCGAAGAGCTTCATCAGCGTACGCCGCTTTACATCGGCTCTGCGGCTATGGTTGAAAAGCTGGAGGAAATGATTCGCGAATACCGAAAGTCCGAGCAGTTCTAG
- the mfd gene encoding transcription-repair coupling factor codes for MDVSHLLQRYREDARTAQLLQSVLQSDARVHLKGHAGSFAALLLLAAFLEQKKHWVILLEDKEQAAYFHNDLEGLLQREGSVLFFPESSRAPYTPSLNDNAQIAMRAEVLNTLARARSPHLVVSYPEALAEKVVNKKALKSNTYRIKKGDNYNLEFLHEVMHSLGFELQEYVYEPGQYAVRGGIVDVFSFANEYPYRMELFGDEVDSIRMFNPVDQLSVKQVNSFEVVPNVSAHISAESYESLLDFTEDIVVAVHGAALVTERVEQFCQRAAQQFESIQSPLTHQPPDVLFLTGAQLQNALEPLPLIDFGLQGDAQSDEVLNVGVRPQPGFSKNFEMLAQNLRENEEGKLVNLIFSNNPRQHDRLKRIFEDIEQAAHFTPIPLALHGGFIDPAQHIAAYTDHQIFDRYHRFRLKEGYQKNKQALTIRELNSLQPGDYVTHIDHGVGVFSGLEKIMVNGKEQEAIRLKYRDNDLLYVSIHSLHRISKYAGKDGSVPKVHKLGSGAWAKSKAKTKSRVKEIAYDLIKLYAKRKASQGFAFSPDNYLQTELEASFIYEDTPDQVKATRDVKADMESPSPMDRLICGDVGFGKTEIAIRAAFKAVCDSKQVAVLVPTTVLSLQHYKNFSERLRDFPCKVDYINRFKSAKAQTETLKKLAAGEVDILIGTHKLVGSRVKFKDLGLLVIDEEQKFGVGVKDKLKTMREHVDTLTMTATPIPRTLQFSMMKARDLSIISTPPPNRHPVLTEVRSFAEEWIAQAIQYEVSRGGQVFFVNNKIQNIGEVAAMITRICPGVKVGIGHGRMAGDELEQMMLDFMDGLFDVLVATTIVESGIDIPNANTMIIMDAHKFGLSDLHQLRGRVGRSSKKAFCYLIAPPVQHLNDEARKRLQAIEQFSDLGSGINIAMRDLDIRGAGDLLGADQSGFISDVGFDTYQKILDEAIQELKETEFKDLYLGEPSEQVTNDCALETDFEILIPDDYIVDTTERLRIYRELDDLSNREDLLAYRSNMEDRFGRIPKPTADLFRAIELRWMAQRIGFEKLVLKGGKLIGHFAADEDSPYFQSEAFSQVLKVVQHQPRDYKMYEKNGKLRLSYPSVTSIDEAINVLNPMLRVPQTS; via the coding sequence ATGGATGTTTCCCATCTGCTACAACGCTATCGGGAAGATGCTCGCACTGCGCAGTTGCTTCAATCGGTGCTGCAATCCGACGCCCGTGTTCATCTCAAAGGTCACGCAGGATCTTTCGCAGCGCTGCTGCTGCTGGCTGCCTTTCTGGAGCAAAAAAAGCATTGGGTAATTCTGCTCGAAGACAAAGAGCAGGCAGCCTATTTTCACAACGACCTCGAAGGTTTGCTGCAGCGTGAAGGAAGCGTACTTTTCTTTCCGGAATCTTCCAGGGCACCCTATACTCCCTCCCTCAACGACAACGCCCAAATTGCCATGCGCGCCGAGGTGCTCAATACCCTGGCCCGCGCGCGAAGCCCCCACCTGGTGGTGAGCTATCCTGAAGCCCTCGCCGAAAAGGTGGTCAACAAAAAGGCACTCAAAAGCAATACCTATCGCATCAAAAAAGGCGATAACTACAACCTTGAATTCCTCCATGAAGTAATGCACAGCCTGGGTTTTGAACTGCAGGAATATGTGTACGAACCCGGCCAGTACGCGGTGCGCGGCGGAATTGTGGATGTTTTTTCATTTGCCAATGAGTACCCTTATCGCATGGAGCTTTTTGGTGATGAGGTGGATTCCATCCGTATGTTCAACCCGGTAGATCAGCTCTCGGTGAAACAGGTAAACAGCTTTGAAGTAGTTCCCAACGTGAGCGCACATATCAGCGCTGAATCCTACGAGAGCCTGCTGGATTTTACCGAAGACATTGTGGTGGCTGTGCACGGAGCAGCCCTGGTAACCGAACGCGTGGAGCAGTTCTGCCAACGCGCCGCGCAGCAGTTCGAATCCATACAAAGTCCCTTGACGCACCAGCCCCCGGATGTGCTTTTTCTAACCGGGGCGCAGTTGCAAAATGCCCTCGAACCCTTACCTCTGATTGACTTTGGTTTACAAGGAGATGCTCAAAGCGACGAGGTGCTCAACGTGGGTGTTCGTCCGCAGCCGGGGTTCAGCAAGAATTTTGAAATGCTGGCCCAAAACCTGCGGGAAAACGAGGAAGGAAAACTGGTCAACCTTATTTTCAGCAACAACCCGCGGCAACACGATCGCCTCAAGCGCATTTTTGAAGATATTGAGCAGGCAGCGCATTTCACCCCTATACCACTTGCGCTACACGGAGGTTTTATTGACCCCGCCCAGCATATCGCAGCCTACACCGATCACCAGATTTTTGACCGCTACCACCGTTTCAGGCTCAAAGAGGGTTACCAGAAAAACAAACAAGCGCTTACCATCCGAGAGCTAAATAGCTTGCAACCGGGCGATTACGTAACCCACATTGACCATGGGGTGGGTGTGTTTTCGGGTCTTGAAAAAATCATGGTAAACGGCAAGGAACAGGAGGCCATCCGGCTCAAGTACCGCGACAACGATCTTCTCTACGTGAGCATTCACTCGCTTCATCGTATTTCGAAGTACGCGGGCAAAGACGGCTCAGTGCCCAAAGTGCACAAACTGGGCTCAGGAGCGTGGGCAAAGAGCAAGGCCAAAACCAAATCGCGCGTAAAGGAAATTGCCTACGACCTGATAAAACTCTACGCCAAACGAAAAGCTTCACAGGGTTTTGCCTTTTCGCCCGACAACTACCTGCAAACCGAACTGGAGGCATCTTTCATTTACGAAGACACCCCCGACCAGGTAAAGGCCACCCGCGATGTAAAGGCAGACATGGAGAGTCCGTCGCCCATGGATCGCCTGATTTGTGGCGATGTAGGCTTCGGAAAAACCGAAATCGCCATTCGCGCGGCATTCAAAGCCGTGTGCGATAGCAAGCAGGTAGCTGTGCTGGTACCTACCACCGTACTTTCGTTACAGCACTATAAAAACTTCAGTGAACGTTTGCGCGATTTTCCCTGTAAGGTTGACTACATCAACCGCTTCAAAAGTGCCAAAGCCCAAACCGAAACTTTAAAGAAACTCGCTGCGGGCGAGGTGGATATTCTCATTGGAACCCACAAGCTTGTGGGCAGCAGGGTGAAGTTTAAAGACCTCGGTTTGCTGGTGATTGACGAAGAGCAGAAATTCGGGGTAGGCGTTAAAGACAAGCTAAAAACCATGCGCGAGCACGTGGATACCCTTACCATGACAGCTACGCCCATTCCGCGTACGCTGCAGTTTTCCATGATGAAGGCACGCGACCTGAGTATCATCAGCACACCCCCGCCCAACCGGCACCCCGTCCTTACGGAGGTCAGGAGTTTTGCGGAGGAGTGGATTGCCCAAGCCATTCAGTACGAAGTGAGCAGGGGAGGGCAGGTGTTCTTCGTAAACAACAAAATTCAGAACATAGGCGAAGTAGCAGCCATGATTACGCGTATTTGCCCGGGTGTAAAGGTGGGTATCGGCCACGGTAGAATGGCTGGCGATGAGCTGGAGCAAATGATGCTCGACTTTATGGACGGCCTCTTTGATGTGCTCGTAGCCACCACTATTGTAGAATCGGGAATTGATATTCCCAATGCCAATACCATGATTATCATGGATGCGCACAAGTTCGGGTTGAGCGATTTGCACCAGTTGCGCGGACGCGTAGGCCGCTCAAGTAAAAAGGCATTTTGTTACCTTATTGCGCCTCCGGTGCAGCATCTGAATGACGAGGCCCGCAAGCGCCTGCAGGCCATTGAGCAGTTTTCCGATTTGGGCAGCGGTATCAACATTGCCATGCGCGATTTGGATATTCGCGGTGCCGGCGATTTGCTGGGTGCCGATCAAAGCGGCTTTATTTCGGATGTGGGATTTGACACCTACCAGAAGATATTGGATGAGGCCATCCAGGAGCTGAAGGAAACCGAGTTCAAAGACCTCTACCTCGGCGAGCCATCCGAACAGGTTACAAATGATTGCGCGCTGGAAACCGATTTCGAAATTCTCATCCCCGACGATTACATCGTGGATACCACAGAGCGCCTGCGTATTTACCGCGAGCTGGACGACTTATCCAACCGCGAAGATCTGCTGGCCTACCGAAGCAATATGGAAGACCGATTCGGGCGGATACCCAAGCCTACCGCCGACCTCTTCCGCGCTATTGAACTGCGCTGGATGGCGCAGCGCATAGGGTTTGAGAAACTCGTGCTCAAAGGGGGCAAGCTCATTGGGCATTTTGCCGCCGACGAAGACAGCCCTTATTTTCAGTCAGAAGCATTTTCGCAGGTGCTCAAGGTGGTGCAACACCAACCGCGCGATTACAAGATGTATGAGAAAAACGGCAAGTTGCGCTTGTCGTATCCCTCGGTTACTTCAATTGACGAGGCGATAAACGTCCTCAACCCGATGTTGCGGGTGCCACAGACTTCGTAA
- a CDS encoding rhomboid family intramembrane serine protease — translation MDQRQRNKMIGSFMIALVIVMVLALIFFVDREFQLRLSRFGVLPRDVTGLRGIAFYPLIHGSLEHLFNNSIPLLVLTFTLFFFYPSLAVRTMLLIYVLSGLFIWISARQNYHIGASGVVYGLAAFIFFSGMFRRDNRMIAISLVVAFLYGSMVWGVFPFQERVSWEGHLWGALTGVALAWLYRKQGPQPRVYQWQIDEMNEQKRLALEKMRLVHPNVVRHPHFVIRRTSPRRQPKQTPVVNYIYVPKEG, via the coding sequence ATGGATCAACGGCAGAGAAATAAAATGATTGGCAGCTTTATGATTGCCCTCGTCATTGTGATGGTGCTGGCGTTGATTTTCTTCGTGGACCGCGAGTTTCAGTTGCGCCTCAGTCGTTTTGGTGTGCTGCCCCGAGATGTTACAGGCCTGCGCGGCATTGCCTTTTACCCATTGATACACGGATCATTAGAGCACCTGTTCAACAACTCCATTCCGCTGCTGGTGCTTACTTTTACACTGTTTTTCTTCTATCCCTCGCTGGCGGTTCGAACCATGTTGCTCATTTACGTGCTAAGCGGCCTGTTTATATGGATTTCGGCGCGGCAGAATTACCACATCGGGGCCAGTGGTGTGGTTTACGGCTTAGCGGCATTTATCTTTTTCAGCGGCATGTTTCGCCGCGACAACCGTATGATTGCCATTTCGTTGGTTGTTGCCTTTTTGTACGGAAGTATGGTGTGGGGTGTTTTCCCGTTTCAGGAGCGAGTAAGTTGGGAAGGTCACCTTTGGGGAGCGCTTACCGGTGTGGCACTGGCCTGGCTTTATCGCAAACAAGGTCCTCAGCCCAGGGTGTATCAATGGCAAATTGACGAAATGAACGAGCAGAAAAGGCTGGCCCTCGAAAAAATGAGACTGGTCCATCCCAATGTGGTGCGGCATCCACATTTTGTGATTCGACGAACTTCTCCGCGGAGGCAGCCGAAACAAACTCCGGTAGTCAACTACATCTACGTACCAAAGGAAGGGTAA
- a CDS encoding molecular chaperone DnaJ, with product MAKFAKWIGGGLGWAIGGPIGALLGFAIGSMVDETQVKVVRGGQGTQGFRHRTTASDFTMSLLVLSAAVMKADGKVLRSELEYVKAFLRRQFPDSEVQRLLPVLRDILQKDIQVLEVCAQIRYNMEHPLRLQLLHYLFGIARADGNVSSQEANLIEQIAAHLGISPKDFASIRAMFYQDPHSAYKILEIESSAADAEVKKAYRNMAVKYHPDKLSHLGEAHRKAATEKFQKVQEAYETIKKQRGMK from the coding sequence ATGGCCAAATTTGCCAAATGGATTGGAGGCGGGCTCGGTTGGGCCATCGGTGGGCCGATTGGGGCCCTGCTCGGCTTTGCCATCGGCTCGATGGTGGACGAAACCCAGGTAAAAGTGGTGCGCGGTGGGCAGGGCACACAAGGGTTCAGGCACCGCACCACAGCATCCGATTTTACCATGAGTTTGCTGGTGTTGTCGGCAGCGGTGATGAAAGCCGACGGCAAAGTACTGCGCTCAGAATTGGAGTATGTAAAGGCATTTTTGCGCCGGCAGTTTCCCGATTCAGAAGTGCAGCGTTTGCTTCCGGTTTTGCGCGACATCCTTCAAAAAGACATCCAGGTACTCGAGGTGTGTGCGCAGATTCGCTACAACATGGAGCACCCACTTCGTTTGCAGTTGCTTCATTACCTTTTTGGCATTGCACGCGCCGACGGTAACGTGTCGTCGCAGGAGGCCAATCTCATTGAGCAGATTGCCGCTCACCTGGGCATCAGTCCGAAAGATTTTGCATCCATACGGGCCATGTTCTATCAGGACCCGCATTCAGCCTATAAAATACTTGAGATTGAATCCAGTGCTGCCGATGCGGAGGTGAAAAAAGCCTACCGCAACATGGCCGTAAAATACCATCCCGATAAGTTGAGTCACCTCGGTGAGGCGCACCGCAAAGCTGCAACTGAGAAGTTTCAAAAAGTGCAGGAGGCCTACGAAACCATCAAGAAGCAGCGGGGCATGAAGTAG